A genomic stretch from Myxocyprinus asiaticus isolate MX2 ecotype Aquarium Trade chromosome 24, UBuf_Myxa_2, whole genome shotgun sequence includes:
- the asic1a gene encoding acid-sensing ion channel 1A, which translates to MDLKVEPLDIDYDQPPPLQVFAHTSTLHGISHIFSYEKITAKCCLWVVFFLSSLTFLLYVCIDRIQFYLEYPHVTKLDEITTPVMVFPAVTICNLNSIRFSRITRNDLYHAGELLALLNSRNEIRDAHLVEESVMEVLKSKADFRQFKPRPFNMWEFYNRTGHDIKDMLLSCQFRGCPCRPEDFSVVFTRYGKCYTFNSGNSGPPLVSVKGGMGNGLEIMMDIQQDEYLPVWGETDESSFEAGIKVQIHSQDEPPFIDQLGFGVAPGFQTFVSCQEQRLIYLPAPWGSCKSSSPSSDYFKAYSISACRTDCETRYLVENCNCRMVHMPGDAPYCTPVLYKECAHPALDFLFEVDNDYCSCETPCNITRYSKELSFVKIPSKASVKYLAKKYSKSENYIAENVLVLDVFFEALNYETIEQRKAYEVAGLLGDIGGQMGLFIGASVLTILELFDYLYEVMKYRLCRCSDKKHHNNNNSDHGTVLSLDDVKCHVSKFH; encoded by the exons ATGGATCTTAAAGTGGAACCTTTGGATATTGACTATGACCAACCCCCTCCCCTCCAAGTGTTCGCTCATACCTCGACTCTGCATGGCATCTCTCATATTTTCTCGTATGAGAAGATCACAGCCAAATGCTGCCTATGGGTGGTATTTTTTCTAAGTTCTTTGACCTTCCTCCTGTACGTGTGCATCGATCGGATTCAGTTCTACCTGGAATACCCCCACGTCACCAAGCTTGACGAGATCACGACACCCGTGATGGTCTTCCCTGCGGTAACGATTTGCAATCTCAACTCCATCCGCTTCAGCAGAATCACACGTAATGACCTGTACCACGCAGGGGAGCTGCTGGCACTGTTAAACTCAAG aaatgagaTTCGGGATGCTCACCTGGTTGAAGAGAGTGTAATGGAGGTCCTCAAGAGCAAAGCCGACTTCCGCCAATTCAAGCCGCGACCCTTCAACATGTGGGAGTTCTATAATAGAACAGGACATGACATCAAAGACATGCTTCTCTCCTGCCAGTTCAGAGGCTGTCCTTGCCGACCGGAAGACTTCAGCGTG gtaTTCACACGTTACGGGAAGTGTTACACCTTTAACTCTGGTAACAGCGGGCCGCCGCTGGTCAGTGTTAAAGGAGGAATGGGGAACGGTCTGGAGATAATGATGGACATTCAGCAGGATGAATATTTACCTGTGTGGGGAGAGACAG ATGAGTCGTCATTTGAGGCAGGAATCAAAGTTCAGATCCACAGTCAAGATGAGCCTCCGTTTATAGATCAGCTAGGCTTCGGAGTCGCACCAGGATTCCAAACGTTTGTTTCCTGTCAAGAGCAGCGA CTGATATATCTTCCTGCTCCATGGGGGAGCTGCAAGTCAAGTTCACCGAGCTCAGATTACTTTAAAGCATACAGCATCAGTGCCTGTCGTACAGACTGCGAGACGCGTTACCTGGTGGAAAACTGCAACTGTCGTATGGTGCACATGCCTG GTGATGCACCATACTGCACCCCTGTGCTATATAAGGAATGTGCACATCCAGCGCTTG ATTTCCTCTTTGAAGTGGACAATGACTACTGCTCATGCGAGACTCCGTGCAACATCACTCGCTACAGTAAAGAGCTCTCCTTCGTCAAGATCCCCAGCAAAGCGTCAGTCAAATACCTAGCAAAGAAGTACAGCAAATCGGAGAACTACATAGC TGAGAATGTTTTGGTGCTGGACGTGTTCTTTGAAGCTTTAAACTATGAAACCATCGAGCAAAGAAAAGCTTATGAGGTGGCTGGTCTGTTGG GTGATATTGGAGGACAGATGGGGCTTTTCATTGGCGCTAGTGTTCTTACGATTTTGGAGCTTTTTGACTACCTTTATGAG